The Streptomyces kanamyceticus DNA segment GCGGACGGCCGCCGTCGTCGGCCGGGTGGGCGCCAGGTCGTAGGCGGCCAGCAGGACACGGGCGGGTTGCGGAGTGGCGATGCCGTGCTGGACGCGGGCGAGCGGCCTGCCGTCGGAGGCGTCGGGGGACTTGGCGGAGGGGGCGCAGGCGGCGGCCGCGGCGAGCGGAGCGACCAGCAGGGCGCGGCGGCGGGGCGGGGGCAGGACGGTCACCAGGACTCCAGGGCAGGGAGAGCACAGGGTCTGCCGGACGGCGCGGCGTGACGATACACCTTCCCCCCATGCGATCTCTTGTCAGGAAATGCCGGACACATCGATGGGGTTCGAGGGCCGGGTGGATCGCGGCGCCGGCCGCGGTGGCGCTGCTCGCGCTGGCCGGGTGCGGATCCACGGGCGCGGACGGCAAACCAGGGCCGACCGGACCGCCCGCCGTGCTGCGGGTGCCTGCCCAGTACCCGTCCATCCAGCAGGCCGTCGATGTCGCCCGATCCGGGGACGTGGTGCTGGTCTCTTCGGGTGTTTACCGGGAGAGCGTGGCCGTGCGACGGCCCGGTGTGGTGCTGCGCGGCGCCGACCGCGACAGGACCGTCATCGACGGGCAGTTCACCCGCGCCAACGGCATCACCGTCACCGGCGCGCGATCGGTGGTGGAGAACCTGACCGTACGCAATCACCTGGCGAACGGCGTGCTGTTCACCGGCGTCACCGACGAACGGCTGCAGGGCAGGGGCGCGGGCGGCGCGGGCTACAACCCGCTGGACACCACCGAGTTCCCGCCGCTGAAGGGCTTTCGGGCGTCGTACGTGACCGCGTACAACAACGCCCTGTACGGCATCTACGCCTTCGACGCGCGCAGCGGCCTCATCGAGCACTCCTACGCCTCGGGGCAGTCCGACTCGGGCATCTACGTGGGGCAGTGCGACCCGTGCGACACCGTGGTGCGGCACAACACCCTGGAGCACAACGCGATCGGCATCGAGGTCACCAACGCCTCGCGGAAGCTGTACTTCCTGGCCAACACCGTGCGCCACAACCGGGTCGGACTGACCGTCAACTCCAACAACCTCGAAGCCCTCGGTCCGCAGCACGAGGCCGTCGTGGTCGGCAACACCATCACCGGCAACAACGACGACCGCAGCCCGGAGCAGGCCGACGGCGGCTTCGGGATCGGCATCGGGATCGGCGGCGGCACCCGCAACCGCGTCGAACGCAACCGCATCGAGGACCACCGCGTGGCCGCGCTCGTGCTGCGCGACGTGCAGGGCTATCCCGTCCGGGGCAACAGCGTCAGGAACAACGCCGTCGGGGGCGGCACCGCGCTCGTCCTCGCCGCCTCCCGCACCGGAGGCAACTGCTTCACCGGCAGCGGCTCCGCTCCCACCAGCCCGCGGTCGCTGCCGTCCGCCATGGCCTCCTGCCCGGGGCGGGACGTCCCGCTGTCCGCTCCGGGCGCCACCCCGTCGGTGGAGGTCCCGCCCGGGGTGTCGTTCAAGCAGGTCGCCGAGCCGCCCCCGCAGCGGCCGATGCCGGGGGCGCGGACCGCCGGGGCGCGACCCGCCGCGGGGCTGCCGGGGCCGGTCGCCCTGGAGCGCTATCGGCAGCCCGCACCGGTCACCGGCTGACGGCCGCAGGGGCGCGGGCCCGCCCGGCCGCGGGCTTAGGCCGGGCGTGGGCACATCTGCCGCTGTTCGGGGAGACACCCCTGGCCGTTCAGCGGAGTCCGGGGTGTCGGTAACGGTCTCGCACGGGTGTTTTGGCTATGCCGGAACGGGTTCGCTTGTCCTATGAGGCGAGCGGACGCGATCCGTCCAGCTCCCTCACACATGGAGAGACGTTGCTGAGAAACCCAGATCCGGCTCGTCGCGACAGACGCCTGTCGCAGCGGGCCGTCTCGTTGGGGGTGGTGCTGCCGATGCTCGCCACCGCCACCGCCTCCCTCGCCGCCGGCGCTCCGGCGCAGGCGGCCGCACCCGGTGACGGCACGGTCAAGGTCCGTGTCGTCCGTGAGGTCAACGCCAACGGTTCCTGGGACAAGGTCCTGGAACCCGGCATGAACAGGGTGAAGGTCAACCTCACCGACGACGCGGGCACCACCATCACCGCCACCACCGACGCGAACGGGGTCGCCACGTTGAACCCGGCCTCGTCGGGGCTCAAGGGCGGCAAGTACCGGGCCCAGGTCATCAACCCCAAGCCGGGCGTGCTGCACTCCGCCTTCGCCTCCCGTGAGGGACTGGACGGCGCTCCCGACAAGCTCAGCAGCACCGAGGAGTTCGTCGACGTCTCCGGAGGCAGCGACGTCGAGTTCACCACGGCGTTCTGGAACCCGGCCGACTACTGCCAGAAGAACGCCGAACTGGTGACGGCGTGCATCGGCAGGGACGCCGTCCCGGGTGCCAACGAGGGAAGCGCGCGGACGCTGCTCGGCTTCCCGTACAACGCCCGTGGCGAGAACGACCAGACGACGGACCTGGCGGACAAGGACACCACGGGCGCCGTCTACGGCATCGGCTACAGCAAGCCGAAGAAGTGGATCTTCTCCGGGGCGATGGCCCGCCGCGGCTCCGCCTACGGTCCCGGCGGCCCCGGCGCCATCTACCTGACCGACCGGGAGAGCGCGCAGACCACGCAGTTCGCCACGGTCCCGAACGTCGGCAACACCGCGCACGTCCAGGACGTGGACCAGGACCTGGCGTTCCAGGCGGTGGTGGCCAAGGAGTCCCTCGGTGACGTCGAGGTCTCCGAGGACGGCAAGGACCTCTACGTAGTCAACCTCAACGACAAGAAGCTCTACCGCTACGACGCCACCAAGCGGACCGCGGACGCCCCCAAGGCGTCGTACGCGATTCCGGACCCCGGCTGCAAGACGGGCGGCGACTGGCGTCCGTACGGCCTCGGCGTGCAGGACGGCGACGTCTTCGTGGGCGGCGTCTGCTCGGCGCAGTCGAGCGACGACAAGGCCGACATGCGGGCCGTGGTCCAGAAGTTCGACCCTGAGAGCGGCAAGTTCACCGGCACGATCATGAACGAGAAGCTCGACTTCCCCCGCGGCCGGGCCGACAACCTCGTCCCCGCGGGCTGCCGGGGCGACCGCTGGTACCCGTGGGCCGACGAATGGCGCGGTACGCAGGACGGGCGGACCTGCACCGCCCGAGGCGCCTACCCGCAGCCGATCCTCGCCGACATCGTCGTGGAGACCAACGGCGACCTGGTCCTCGGCTTCCGCGACCGGTACAACGACCAGCACGCCTCCGCGCTCATCAGGACGCCCGGCGGAGCCCCGTCCTCCGACCCGGTATCGGGCGGCGACCTGAACCGGGCGTGCCCCGGGGCGGGCGGCAAGTTCGTCCTCGACGGCAACGGCGGCTGCAAGAACAACGCCACGCCGCAGAACAGCAACCAGCCCGCGGACCAGGACGTCAAGGAGTTCTACCCGGGTGACTGGCGGCAGGCCCTGCACATGGAGACCGCCTTCGCCGGTATCGCGCTGTCCAAGGTCGAGGAGACCATCGCGAGCAACGGCATCGACGTGACCGGTGACGTCTACAACAACGGCACCGAGTTCGTGAACCGCTGGGACGGCACCAGCGAGCGCGGGGCGCAGGGCGGCAACGTACTCCTGCGCGGCTTCGGCAAGGGCGCGGCCATGGCCGACCTGGAGGTGCTGTGCGACGAGGCGCCGATCCAGATCGGCAACCGCGTCTGGTACGACGTCGACAAGGACGGCATCCAGGACCCGGGCGAGAAGCCGGTCCCGGGCGCGACCGTCAACCTCTACGACGAGAACGGCGGTCTGGTCGCCACCACGACGACCACGAGCCGCGGTGAGTACTACTTCGACAGCGTCAACGACGGTCTGAAGTTCCGCACCAAGTACACGATCAAGATCGACAACCCGGCGGACTACGAGGAGGGCGGCCCGCTCTACCGCTGGCGCGTCACCAAGAACGACGCCGGCAAGAACGACTTCATCGACAGTGACGGCAAGGTGCCGCCGGGCGGCGAGTTCCCCGAGCACACCATCACCACCGGCACCGCGGGCCAGGACAACCACACCTACGACTTCGGCTACAACCAGCCCACCGGCGAAGTCCGCGTGCTCAAGGTCGACTCCAAGACGGGCAAGCCGCTCGCGGGTGCGGTCTTCCAGCTGTGGCGCGAGGACAACGGGAAGCGCGGCCTGCAGACGAGCGGCAAGGCCGACACCAAGGTGGGCGGCACCTGCACGACCAACCGCCGCGGCCAGTGCAAGCGGGACGACCAGCCCCTGGGCGCGTACTACTGGCAGGAGACCAAGGCACCGGCGAGCCACAAGCTGCCCAAGCCCAGCGTCTTCCCCGTGACCCTGACGTGGGAGAACCGCCGGGCGGGCGCGTCCGTCACCGCCAAGAACCAGCCCAAGCCGGGCGAGATCGTCCTGATCAAGCGGGACGCCAAGACCCGCAAGGCCCTGCCCGGTGCCGTCTTCCAGTTCTGGCGGGAGTCCAACGGCCGGGCCGGTCTGCAGCGCACCGGCGGGCGTCCCGACGCCCGGGTCGGCTCCTCCTGTGCCACCGACGGCCGCGGCCAGTGCCGCGTCACGGTCCCCAACGGCACGTACTACCTGTACGAGACGGCCGTTCCGGAGGGCTACAAGCTGCCCGCGAAGCGGGTCTCCGGGCCGTACCGCATCACCGACACGACCAAGCGCATCGTCGCCACCCTCTCCAACCACCGAGGTGAGACCGGAAAGAAGAAGTAGCCCGCGCCGCACGGCGTAGCGGCGGCGGCCTTCCCGCGCGGGGAGGCCGCCGCCTCGCTCGTACCCCCCCGTGCGCATGCCCCCGGGCCCGCCGCCCCGCCCCGCCGAACCGGAGAGACCCTGGTGCCTGTGCTGTCCCGTCTGCGACGGACCGTCCCGTTCAAACTGCGCGTCGCGCTGCTCGTCCTCGCCGCGCTCGGCGCCCTCAGCGCCGCGGCCGCCGTGGCGCTGCCCGACGAGGAAGCGCCGCGCCCCGTCACCCTCGACGAGGCCCAGCGCCTGGCGATGGCCCGCTTCAGCGCGTACGAGAGCGGCACCATGCGGGTCGACGTCGTCCTCGACGACGGCTCGGGCACCACGTCGGTGCACGGCCTCGCCGACTTCCGCACGCACCACGCCGTCGGCCGGTACGCCGTGACCGGCTCCGGCGGCACGTCGGACGGACTGCTCGCCTGGGACTCCACCGGGCTCGCCGTGGCCTCCGCTCCGGCGCGCGTCGGCGGCGCCTCGGCCCGTGCGGACGGCGCGGCAGCCGCCGCGAAGGCCGCCGCGGCCGTCAAGCCGCGCGCCTGGTCGCCCCGCGCCTACACCGAGGACTCGCTCGACAGCGCACTGCGCCTGGTGATGGGCCTGGCCAACGACCGCCCCGACAACCCCCAGCTGCTGGCCCAGGGCGGACCGCGCCACCTGCGCGAAGAGACCCTCGACGGCACGTCCTACACCGTCTTCGCGGGGCCCCGGCCCCGCGGCAGCGCCCGCGACAGCCGCTCGCCCCTGACGTTCTGGGTCGACGGGCAGGGCCGCCTGGGCCGCGTGGAGGCGCGGATCGCGCCGCTGCCGCGCCCGGCACGCATCGACTTCGCCCCCGCGCCGGCCGGTCTGCGCGTACCGGGACAGCCCTGGGCCGCCGCGCCGGGGGGCGGCCCGGGCGGCCGGTGAGCGGGCACCTCACGCGTACCCCGAGAGCCGCGCCGCCGACGCGATCGTCGAGCGGGCCTCTCGGTCGGTGAGGCCGACGCGGAGGGCCGCGTCCGTGAGCTGAGGGGCCAGGAGTTCGCCGATGCCGTTCTCGTAGGCGCGGCAAGCGGCCCAGAAGAGGCGGGTGTTGCGCTGTCCCTCGTGCGCCGCGAGGACGAACTGGACCAGGCCCTGCCCTTGTTGGGCGGACGGCCGGTCGGTCGGCTCGGGCGCGGCGTGGTGGTGGCGCGGTGCGGGTGTGAGCAGGCGCAGCAGGGCGGGCGGGCAGGGGGCGGGCGGCAGTTGGGCGGTGCCGGGCACCGTGCCGTAGACGCCGTGCTCGGTGCGTGAGCCGGGTCCGACGAGGTAGCCGCCCGCGCCGCGGATGTCGATGCCGGGGGCCAGGCGGCCCGCCGAGTTGGGGATCACGGCGTCGGGCGGCCCAGCGAGCCAGATGTGGCGGCCGCCGCTCGGCGTGGTCACGACGACGGTGTCGGGGATCGTGAAGAGGTGCCGCAGCGCCAGTTCGCGCAGGGCGGCGGAGGCGTTTGCGCCCGACTTGGTGTCCAGGTCGATGCCGATCAGATGGTGCGGCGGCAGCCCGCAGGCGATGCCGTACCCGGTGGCCCAGGGCGCCGCGGCGAACAGCTCGCGGATGCGCCGGGGGTCGGTCGACGCGTCGTACACGCCGTGACCGAGCCGGCCGCAATCGCCGTGGCAGGGGGCGGGTGGCGGATCTTCGTGGTGGGGGGAGCGCAGGGCGGGGAGCTTCGCGCGGGACAGCGGGATCACCGCGAGACCCCGCTCGGCGGCGGACAGAGCGTGGGCGAGCGCCAGGGCGGTGGCATGGCGGTCGATGGTGGCCATGACTTCAGTTTCGTACAAGTGTTCGAAGAAAGGAAGGGGGCGCACCGGCGGGCGGATGGGGCGGGTCCGATCTTGCGGCGTGGCGGTGGGCGCGCACGAAGAGTTGCCGGAACGCTTCACCTCTTGGGGCGCCCGGGATCTCTCGGGTTCGACCGGGTCGAACAGGGCTGAGCTGGTCGTTTGGGGGCGCGAAGATTGTTTATCGACATGTCATCACACTTGAGGGGGAATTGGGCCTTCCGGGCTGGTTCGCCGGGGATTCGGTGGGCAACTCTTGAGTCGCGACGTCGTGCAGAACTCCAAGGCGGTCGGCCAACTGCCTTGGGAAAAGCCGTACTTCTGGGTACTCCCGGTCCGCCGGTGCGTACCTCCTGTTCTGGAGGAATTGACATGGCAAGCATCCGTACCGCCCGCGTCATCGCCGCCGCCGCGGCCCTGCCCCTGGCCGCCGCGCTCTTCTCGGGAGTCGCGATGGCCGACAACGGCTCTTTCGCGGACAACGGATCGAACGCGGGGGTGGCGACGGTCAACGGCAGCGGTGTCGGCGGCAACAACCACGGCAACTCGAACACCACGCAGCAGCAGGCCGTCGGCAACGGCGCCTCGAACCAGAACAACAACGCCCAGGTGAACGGCTCCGGCTTCACCGCGATCGACCAGTCGAACGAGAACATCGCGGTGAACTTCACCGAGCTCTGGTGAGCCGACGGGGCCTCCAGGAGCTTGGGACGGCTCCCCGAGGCTGACTCTGTGGGGTGTGACGGCCTGCGCGGCGGTACTTCGGTGCCGCCGCGCAGGCGTTTGCGCGTCCGGGGCGCCGGTACCGATACCGGCGCCCCGGACGCGTGCGCGGGCCCGGCGTGGGGCGATCTCTTGACACCGGCACAGTTTCTGACGGACAGTCAGAAAAATTCGACGGTACGAGACGGAGAGGCCGCCCCGTGCACCTCGCCCCCACCGAAAGCCAACAGCGCCTGCGCGCCGAACTGCGCGCGTACTTCCGGAAAGTGATGCCCGCGGGCCCGCCCGACAGCACCGATGTGACCGGACAGCGCAGGCTGCTGCGCAGGATCGGCGCCGACGGCATGCTCGGGATCGGCTGGCCCGTCGAGTACGGCGGCCAAGGGCGCGGCGCCGACGAGCAGTTCGTCTTCTTCGACGAGGCCTATCGCGCGGGCGCGCCCGTGTCGATGGTCACCCTGAACACCGTCGGGCCGACCCTCATGAAGTACGGCACCGAGGAGCAGAAGGCCGCCTTCCTGCCGCGCATCCTCAGCGGTGACATCGTCTTCGCGATCGGCTACAGCGAGCCGTCGGCGGGCACGGACCTGGCCTCGCTGCGGACCCGGGCGGTGCGCGACGGCGACGACTGGCTGATCGAAGGACAGAAGGTCTTCACCTCCAACGCGCAGAACGCCGACTGGATCTGGCTGGCCTGCCGCACCGACCCCGAGGCCCCCAAGCACCAGGGCATCTCGATCGTCCTCGTCCCCACCGGCGCCCCCGGATTCTCCTGGACGCCGATCGAGACCGTCGGCGGCCTGACGACGACGGCGACGTACTACGACGGGATCCGGGTCCCCGCGGGAAACCTCGTCGGCGAGGAGAACGGCGGCTGGGGCCTGATCACCAACCAGCTCAACCACGAGCGGGTGGCGCTCGCCGCGATCGGCATGCAGGCCGAGGACTTCTACGCGGCGGCGCTGGCCTCGGCCCGTACCCCCGATCCGGTGACGGGCGAACGTCGGATTGACGCCCCGTGGGTGCGATCCAGGCTGGCCGAGGCGCATGCCCTGCTCGCGGCAACGCGCCTGCTCAACTGGCGTTTGGTGGGTGATGTGGGGGCCGGGAGGCTGGCGCCCGGCGATGCGAGCGGCGTGAAGTTCGTGGGAACCGAATCGGCGGTGGAGGTGTATCGAATATGTCAGGAGATCGCGGGTGAGCAGGGCCTCGTGCGGGCCGGTTCGCCGGGTGATCTCGGGGGTGGCGATCTCGAGCGGATGAACAGGGCCGCGCAGATCAACACGTTCGGGGGCGGGGTGAGCGAGGTGCAGCGCGAGATCGTCGCGACGATGCGGCTCGGCATGCGGAGGGGGCGTCGGTGAAGGACATCGCGTACGAGGATCTGAAGGACATCGCCTACGAGGAGTTGCAGGCCTTCGAGGGCAGGGCCGCGGAGGAGACGGGGCACGGCAAGGACCCGGTCAACGGACCGATGATCAGGCACTGGTGCGAGGCGATGGGCGACACCCATCCCGCGTACACGGGCGGCGACGCGGTGGCGCCGCCGACGATGCTGCAGGCCTGGACGATGGGCGGCCTCTCGGCGAACGGCGGCCGGTTCGTGGCCCACGACGAGCTGTTCGCGCTGCTCGAAGGCGGTGGCTACACCTCGGTGGTGGCCACCGACTGCGAGCAGGAGTACCTGCTGCCGCTGCGGCCCGGCGACGAGATCACCTTCGACGCGGTGATCGAGTCGGTCTCCGAGCGCAAGACGACCAAGCTCGGCACGGGCCACTTCATCACCACGCGGATGGACGTCAGGGCAGGCGGAGAGCTCGCGGGGACCCACCGCTTCCGGATCCTCAAGTACGCACCGGCGCAGCGGAAACCGCAGGGCAAGCGCCCACGCCCCGTCATCAACCGGGACAACGCGGGATTCTGGGACGGCGTCGCCGCCCACCGCCTCCTGATCCAGCGCTGCGGAGGCTGCGACGCCCTGCGCTTCCCCTGGCTCCCGGGGTGCAACGCGTGCGGGTCAGCCGAGTGGGACACGGTCGAGGCGAGCGGCGAGGGCACCGTCTACTCGTACGTCGTGATGCACCACCCGCCCTTCCCCGCCTTCGACCCGCCCTATGCCGTCGGACTCATCGAGCTGGCGGAAGGCGTGCGGATCGTCAGCAACGTGATCGGGGTGCCGTACGACAAGGTGCGGATCGGGATGCCGGTGCGACTCGAAATCCAGCGTGTCGACGACGAGTTGGAGCTGCCGATGTTCCGGGCCGTGGACGTCTCCGTGGACGGCGCGGCAGAGGGCGAGGGCTGACATGGACTTCACGCCCACGGAGGAGCAGGCGGCCGCGCGCGACCTCGCCGGAGAGATCTTCGGCGACCTGGCCACCCCCGAGCGGCTCGCGGCGGCGGGCACCGGGTCGGACGCCGAGCTGTGGAAGGCGCTGTGCGCGGCGGGACTGCCCGGCGCGGTGGAGGACGTCGGGCTGCTCGGGCTCGTGCTGCTCCTGGAGGAGCAGGGCAGGGTGACGG contains these protein-coding regions:
- a CDS encoding SpaA isopeptide-forming pilin-related protein, which translates into the protein MLATATASLAAGAPAQAAAPGDGTVKVRVVREVNANGSWDKVLEPGMNRVKVNLTDDAGTTITATTDANGVATLNPASSGLKGGKYRAQVINPKPGVLHSAFASREGLDGAPDKLSSTEEFVDVSGGSDVEFTTAFWNPADYCQKNAELVTACIGRDAVPGANEGSARTLLGFPYNARGENDQTTDLADKDTTGAVYGIGYSKPKKWIFSGAMARRGSAYGPGGPGAIYLTDRESAQTTQFATVPNVGNTAHVQDVDQDLAFQAVVAKESLGDVEVSEDGKDLYVVNLNDKKLYRYDATKRTADAPKASYAIPDPGCKTGGDWRPYGLGVQDGDVFVGGVCSAQSSDDKADMRAVVQKFDPESGKFTGTIMNEKLDFPRGRADNLVPAGCRGDRWYPWADEWRGTQDGRTCTARGAYPQPILADIVVETNGDLVLGFRDRYNDQHASALIRTPGGAPSSDPVSGGDLNRACPGAGGKFVLDGNGGCKNNATPQNSNQPADQDVKEFYPGDWRQALHMETAFAGIALSKVEETIASNGIDVTGDVYNNGTEFVNRWDGTSERGAQGGNVLLRGFGKGAAMADLEVLCDEAPIQIGNRVWYDVDKDGIQDPGEKPVPGATVNLYDENGGLVATTTTTSRGEYYFDSVNDGLKFRTKYTIKIDNPADYEEGGPLYRWRVTKNDAGKNDFIDSDGKVPPGGEFPEHTITTGTAGQDNHTYDFGYNQPTGEVRVLKVDSKTGKPLAGAVFQLWREDNGKRGLQTSGKADTKVGGTCTTNRRGQCKRDDQPLGAYYWQETKAPASHKLPKPSVFPVTLTWENRRAGASVTAKNQPKPGEIVLIKRDAKTRKALPGAVFQFWRESNGRAGLQRTGGRPDARVGSSCATDGRGQCRVTVPNGTYYLYETAVPEGYKLPAKRVSGPYRITDTTKRIVATLSNHRGETGKKK
- a CDS encoding right-handed parallel beta-helix repeat-containing protein, with the translated sequence MRSLVRKCRTHRWGSRAGWIAAPAAVALLALAGCGSTGADGKPGPTGPPAVLRVPAQYPSIQQAVDVARSGDVVLVSSGVYRESVAVRRPGVVLRGADRDRTVIDGQFTRANGITVTGARSVVENLTVRNHLANGVLFTGVTDERLQGRGAGGAGYNPLDTTEFPPLKGFRASYVTAYNNALYGIYAFDARSGLIEHSYASGQSDSGIYVGQCDPCDTVVRHNTLEHNAIGIEVTNASRKLYFLANTVRHNRVGLTVNSNNLEALGPQHEAVVVGNTITGNNDDRSPEQADGGFGIGIGIGGGTRNRVERNRIEDHRVAALVLRDVQGYPVRGNSVRNNAVGGGTALVLAASRTGGNCFTGSGSAPTSPRSLPSAMASCPGRDVPLSAPGATPSVEVPPGVSFKQVAEPPPQRPMPGARTAGARPAAGLPGPVALERYRQPAPVTG
- a CDS encoding bifunctional MaoC family dehydratase N-terminal/OB-fold nucleic acid binding domain-containing protein, with amino-acid sequence MKDIAYEDLKDIAYEELQAFEGRAAEETGHGKDPVNGPMIRHWCEAMGDTHPAYTGGDAVAPPTMLQAWTMGGLSANGGRFVAHDELFALLEGGGYTSVVATDCEQEYLLPLRPGDEITFDAVIESVSERKTTKLGTGHFITTRMDVRAGGELAGTHRFRILKYAPAQRKPQGKRPRPVINRDNAGFWDGVAAHRLLIQRCGGCDALRFPWLPGCNACGSAEWDTVEASGEGTVYSYVVMHHPPFPAFDPPYAVGLIELAEGVRIVSNVIGVPYDKVRIGMPVRLEIQRVDDELELPMFRAVDVSVDGAAEGEG
- a CDS encoding acyl-CoA dehydrogenase family protein, with the translated sequence MHLAPTESQQRLRAELRAYFRKVMPAGPPDSTDVTGQRRLLRRIGADGMLGIGWPVEYGGQGRGADEQFVFFDEAYRAGAPVSMVTLNTVGPTLMKYGTEEQKAAFLPRILSGDIVFAIGYSEPSAGTDLASLRTRAVRDGDDWLIEGQKVFTSNAQNADWIWLACRTDPEAPKHQGISIVLVPTGAPGFSWTPIETVGGLTTTATYYDGIRVPAGNLVGEENGGWGLITNQLNHERVALAAIGMQAEDFYAAALASARTPDPVTGERRIDAPWVRSRLAEAHALLAATRLLNWRLVGDVGAGRLAPGDASGVKFVGTESAVEVYRICQEIAGEQGLVRAGSPGDLGGGDLERMNRAAQINTFGGGVSEVQREIVATMRLGMRRGRR
- a CDS encoding bifunctional DNA primase/polymerase codes for the protein MATIDRHATALALAHALSAAERGLAVIPLSRAKLPALRSPHHEDPPPAPCHGDCGRLGHGVYDASTDPRRIRELFAAAPWATGYGIACGLPPHHLIGIDLDTKSGANASAALRELALRHLFTIPDTVVVTTPSGGRHIWLAGPPDAVIPNSAGRLAPGIDIRGAGGYLVGPGSRTEHGVYGTVPGTAQLPPAPCPPALLRLLTPAPRHHHAAPEPTDRPSAQQGQGLVQFVLAAHEGQRNTRLFWAACRAYENGIGELLAPQLTDAALRVGLTDREARSTIASAARLSGYA